The following are encoded in a window of Gavia stellata isolate bGavSte3 chromosome 17, bGavSte3.hap2, whole genome shotgun sequence genomic DNA:
- the SLC43A3 gene encoding LOW QUALITY PROTEIN: equilibrative nucleobase transporter 1 (The sequence of the model RefSeq protein was modified relative to this genomic sequence to represent the inferred CDS: inserted 1 base in 1 codon), with product MAGGGAGVAKRLGTLLSGLLECGAFCGIIFGWASLVFVLKDLGYFEDLCQPTATPGPNQTLLPDCSRQDEQFSLVFTIGSFMNNFMTFPMGFVFDRFGTTVARLIAISLYTGGTLLVAFSTPELAVLLFPAMSMLSVGGILLILTNMQVGNLFGKYRSIIITLYNGAFDSSSAIFLIIKVLYEHGLSLRAMFLFMAACSAWHLLRTLFLMPRTRIPYPLPPAYNYGLRCPGRSQSYRTYEEKRPPGEAGPEETPLEPSAPRGGGGPPGVPFRACVCSGLFAWHVAWLSVMQLRHYLFIGTLNPLLDHLARGDHRLVSTYTNAFAFTQLCGVLCAPWNGLILDRHKRGKTPRPEGALGALADLRASVLSLAVTVTQCVLFSVCAAVPMLPVQFATFVLQVLXRSFLYGGNAAFLAIAFPPQHFGKLYGLAMALSALVALLQYPCIALVRGPLRGDPFYVNLGLIAVVLVAFVSPVVVARECRRRAKELGAAGTPLAAPPSAETPAEMPH from the exons atggcgggggggggcgcgggggtgGCCAAGCGCCTGGGGACCCTCCTCTCGGGGCTGCTGGAGTGCGGGGCCTTCTGCGGCATCATCTTCGGCTGGGCCTCCCTCGTCTTCGTCCTCAAGGACCTGGGCTACTTCGAGGACCTGTGCCAGCCCACCGCCACCCCCGGCCCCAACCAGACCCTGCTGCCCG ACTGCAGCCGTCAGGATGAGCAGTTCTCTCTGGTCTTCACCATCGGCTCCTTCATGAACAACTTCATGACCTTCCCCATGGGCTTCGTCTTCGACCGCTTCGGCACCACCGTCGCCCGCCTCATCGCCAT CTCCCTCTACACCGGCGGGACCCTGCTCGTCGCCTTCTCCACCCCAG agctggcagtgctgctcttCCCGGCCATGTCCATGCTGTCGGTGGGCGGCatcctcctcatcctcaccaACATGCAG GTGGGTAACCTCTTTGGGAAGTACCGCTCCATCATCATCACCCTCTACAACGGGGCCTTCGACTCTTCGTCTGCCATCTTCCTCATCATCAAG gtGCTGTACGAGCACGGGCTGTCCCTGCGGGCCATGTTCCTCTTCATGGCGGCCTGCAGCGCCTGGCACCTGCTGCGCACCCTCTTCCTCATGCCCCGCACCCGCATCCCCtacccgctgccccccgcctaCAACTACGG GCTGCGGTGCCCGGGGCGGTCCCAGTCGTATCGCACCTATGAGGAGAAGCGCCCGCCGGGGGAGGCCGGCCCCGAGGAGACCCCCCTGGAGCCCAGCGCCCCCAGAG GCGGCGGGGGCCCCCCCGGGGTGCCCTTCAGGGCCTGCGTCTGCTCCGGGCTCTTCGCCTGGCACGTGGCCTGGCTCTCCGTCATGCAGCTGCGCCACTACCTCTTCATCGGCACCCTCAACCCCCTCCTCGACCACCTGGCCCGCGGAGACCACCGCCTGG TGAGCACCTACACCAACGCCTTCGCCTTCACCCAGCTCTGCGGGGTGCTCTGCGCACCGTGGAACGGCCTCATCCTCGACCGACACAAGCGGGGCAAGACCCCCCGCCCCGAGG GGGCCCTGGGGGCACTGGCTGACCTGCGGGCGTCCGTGCTGTCGCTGGCGGTGACGGTGACGCAGTGCGTGCTCTTCTCGGTCTGCGCGGCGGTGCCCATGCTGCCCGTCCAGTTCGCCACCTTCGTGCTGCAGGTGC GCCGCTCCTTCCTCTACGGGGGCAACGCCGCCTTCCTGGCCATCGC GTTCCCCCCGCAGCACTTTGGGAAGCTGTACGGGCTGGCCATGGCGCTGTCGGCGCTGGTGGCCCTGCTGCAGTACCCCTGCATCGCCCTGGTGCGCGGGCCGCTCCGCGGGGACCCCTTCTAC GTGAACTTGGGGCTCATCGCCGTGGTGCTGGTGGCCTTCGTCAGTCCGGTGGTGGTGGCCCGCGAGTGCCGGCGGCGAGCCAAAGAGTTGGGGGCTGCCGGCACCCCCCTCGCAGCCCCCCCAAGCGCCGAGACCCCCGCCGAGATGCCCCACTGA
- the LOC132318502 gene encoding bone marrow proteoglycan-like codes for MQPCLLLTLALLGTASASHPAPRHPQEVPARVAEEGHRFRYTVVTQHLTYAGAQRYCREVLRGQLPSVHSASRNQELANLARTYTYRALWIGAVTSSRALGAEAALRQGGSQWEDGSPWNYANWAPTQPCRIFTTCTTLSTFDGLWRSSFCFQLHPFICQY; via the exons atgcagccctgcctgctcctcacCCTGGCCCTGCTGGGCACGGCCTCCGCCAGCCACCCCG CCCCCCGACACCCCCAGGAGGTCCCCGCACGCGTGGCCGAGGAGGGCCACCGTTTTCGCTACACAGTGGTGACCCAGCACCTCACCTACGCGGGTGCCCAG CGGTACTGCCGGGAGGTGCTGAGGGGGCAGCTGCCCTCGGTGCACAGCGCCTCGCGCAACCAGGAGCTGGCGAACCTGGCACGCACCTATACCTACCGCGCGCTCTGGATCGGGGCCGTCACCAGCAGCAGG gCGCTGGGTGCTGAGGCGGCGCTGCGGCAGGGGGGGTCGCAGTGGGAGGACGGCAGCCCCTGGAACTACGCCAACTGGGCgcccacccagccctgccgcaTCTTCACCACCTGCACCACCCTCAGCACCTTCG ACGGGCTCTGGAGAAGCAGCTTCTGCTTCCAACTGCACCCCTTCATCTGCCAGTACTga
- the PRG2 gene encoding bone marrow proteoglycan — translation MQPCLLLALALLGTASASHPAPASPEAEEAALEVPEEDARCPLESETRALSIPNPLGATTFRYVIVTRCQTFQGAQRVCAQCYRGRLASIHNYHTNACLQRQARLCTNRGQVWIGAITRPAVRDPPCPWEDGTRWNYSHWLRGYPLCTHRYCTSLCTNNGRWRSLGCQVRLPFICKY, via the exons atgcagccctgcctgctcctcgCCCTGGCCCTGCTGGGCACGGCCTCCGCCAGCCACCCCG cccctgccagccccgagGCGGAGGAGGCGGCGCTGGAGGTGCCAGAGGAGGACGCCCGGTGCCCGCTGGAGAGTGAGACGAGGGCGCTCAGCATCCCGAACCCGTTGGGTGCCACCACCTTCCGCTACGTCATCGTCACCCGCTGCCAGACCTTCCAAGGCGCCCAG CGCGTCTGTGCCCAGTGCTACCGCGGGCGCCTGGCCTCCATCCACAACTACCACACCAACGCCTGCCTGCAGCGCCAGGCGCGGCTCTGCACCAACCGCGGGCAGGTCTGGATCGGGGCCATCACCCGGCCTGCGGTAAGGGACCCCCCGTGCCCC TGGGAAGACGGGACCCGCTGGAACTACTCGCACTGGCTGCGGGGTTACCCGCTGTGCACCCACAGATACTGCACCTCCCTCTGCACCAACA ACGGGCGCTGGAGAAGCCTGGGCTGCCAGGTGAGGCTGCCCTTCATCTGCAAGTActga
- the P2RX3 gene encoding P2X purinoceptor 3: protein MPPPWVTAFLSYQTAKAVVVRSWAVGAVNRGVQLLILAYFIGWVFLHEKAYQVRDSVIESSVVTKVKGIGRYAGRVLDTADYVTPPQGTSVFVVVTKQILTENQAQGVCPESEAQYRCTADRDCRGKTPTTGSGVLTGRCVPYNGTLRTCEIRGWCPPEVDTVDAPVMLEAENFTLFIKNSIRFPLFGFEKANLPPPGSGGQLGRCRFHPERQPLCPILRLGDVARLAGQDFPTLAATGGVLAIKIGWVCDLDRAWERCLPRYSFTRLDGLAPPPAAGYNFRHARYYRWQDGTERRTLTKAFGIRFDVLVYGNAGKFSIIPTLINTVAAFTSIGVGTVLCDIILLNFLKGAEHYKARKFEEVPEAGVPAPPASPTACPPAALGGCSRDKSTDSGTFSLGL from the exons atGCCCCCCCCGTGGGTGACCGCCTTCCTCTCCTACCAGACGGCCAAGGCGGTGGTGGTGCGGAGTTGGGCGGTGGGGGCCGTCAACCGCGGCGTGCAGCTCCTCATCCTCGCCTACTTCATCGG CTGGGTGTTCCTCCACGAGAAAGCCTACCAGGTGCGGGACAGCGTCATCGAGTCCTCGGTGGTGACCAAGGTCAAGGGCATCGGGCGCTATGCCGGCCGCGTGCTGGACACGGCCGACTACGTCACCCCACCCCAG GGCACCTCGGTGTTCGTGGTGGTCACCAAGCAGATCCTGACGGAGAACCAGGCGCAGGGCGTCTGCCCGGAG AGCGAAGCCCAGTACCGCTGCACGGCCGACCGCGACTGCCGAGGGAAGACCCCCACCACGGGCAGCG GGGTGCTGACGGGGCGCTGCGTCCCCTACAACGGGACCCTGCGCACCTGCGAGATCCGGGGCTGGTGCCCGCCCGAGGTGGACACCGTCGACGC ccccgtcaTGCTGGAGGCCGAAAACTTCACCCTCTTCATCAAGAACAGCATCCGCTTCCCGCTCTTCGGCTTCGAGAA GGCCAACCTGCCGCCCCCCGGCagtggggggcagctggggcgATGCCGCTTCCACCCCGAGcggcagcccctctgccccatcCTGCGGCTGGGGGACGTGGCACGCCTCGCCGGGCAGGACTTCCCCACGCTGGCCGCCACC gggggggttCTGGCCATCAAGATCGGGTGGGTCTGCGACCTGGACCGCGCCTGGGAGCGCTGCCTGCCCCGCTACTCCTTCACCCGCCTGGACGGcctcgcccccccgcccgccgccggctaCAACTTCAG GCACGCCAGGTACTACCGCTGGCAGGACGGCACCGAGCGCCGCACCCTCACCAAGGCCTTCGGCATCCGCTTCGACGTCCTGGTGTACGGCAAC GCTGGGAAGTTCAGCATCATCCCCACGCTCATCAACACGGTGGCGGCTTTCACCTCCATCGGTGTG GGCACAGTGCTGTGCGATATCATCCTGCTCAACTTCCTGAAGGGAGCCGAGCACTACAAGGCCCGCAAGTTTGAGGAG GTGCCAGAGGCGGGCGTGCCCGCGCCCCCGGCCAGCCCCACGGCGTGTCCCCCTGCGGCactggggggctgcagccgaGACAAGTCCACCGATTCGGGCACCTTCTCCCTCGGCCTCTAG
- the SSRP1 gene encoding FACT complex subunit SSRP1 isoform X2 has product MADTLEFNEIYQENDGRLRLSRQGVIFKNSKTGKVDNIQASELAEGVWRRVALGHGLKLLTKNGHVYKYDGFRESEFDKLSDFFKAHYRLELAEKDLCVKGWNWGTVRFGGQLLSFDIGEQPVFEIPLSNVSQCTTGKNEVTLEFHQNDDAEVSLMEVRFYVPPTQEDGVDPVEAFAQNVLSKADVIQATGDAICIFRELQCLTPRGRYDIRIYPTFLHLHGKTFDYKIPYTTVLRLFLLPHKDQRQMFFVISLDPPIKQGQTRYHFLILLFSKDEDISLTLNMNEEEVEKRFEGRLTKNMSGSLYEMVSRVMKALVNRKITVPGNFQGHSGAQCITCSYKASSGLLYPLERGFIYVHKPPVHIRFDEISFVNFARGTTTTRSFDFEIETKQGTQYTFSSIEREEYGKLFDFVNAKKLNIKNRGLKEGMKQSYDEYADSDEDQHDAYLERMKEEGKIREENANDSSDGSGEETDESFNPGEEDDDVAEEFDSNASASSSSGDGDSDRDEKKPAKKAKIVKDRKPRKKQPESKKGKDPNAPKRPMSAYMLWLNANREKIKSDHPGISITDLSKKAGELWKAMSKEKKEEWDRKAEDARRDYEKAMKEYSVGSKSESSKTERSKKKKKKQEKQIKGKAEKKGATSKSLSSTKSPAKNMSESFKSKEFVSSDESSSGESKKEDSEEEGVASLPPSSEESASGSD; this is encoded by the exons ATGGCCGACACGCTGGAGTTCAACGAGATATACCAGGAG AATGACGGGCGGCTGCGGCTGAGCCGCCAAGGCGTGATCTTCAAGAACAGCAAGACGGGGAAGGTGGACAACATCCAGGCCTCGGAGCTGGCCGAGGGCGTGTGGCGGCGCGTGGCGCTCGGGCACGGCCTCAAGCTGCTCACCAAGAACGGCCACGTCTACAAATACGATGGTTTCCGGGAATCG GAGTTTGATAAGCTCTCAGATTTCTTCAAGGCCCACTATCGCCTGGAGCTGGCGGAGAAGGACCTGTGCGTGAAGGGTTGGAACTGGGGGACGGTGAGGTTCGGAG GGCAGCTGCTCTCCTTTGACATCGGGGAGCAACCGGTGTTCGAGATCCCCCTCAGCAATGTCTCCCAGTGCACGACGGGCAAGAACGAGGTGACGCTGGAGTTCCACCAGAACGATGACGCCGAAGTCTCGCTCATGGAGGTTCGCTTCTACGTGCCCCCGACCCAGGAGGACGGCGTGGACCCCGTGGAG GCCTTTGCTCAGAACGTCCTCTCCAAGGCGGACGTGATCCAGGCCACTGGAGATGCCATCTGCATCTTCCGGGAACTGCAGTGTCTGACGCCTCGCGGGCGATACGACATCCGCATCTACCCTACCTTCCTGCACCTCCACGGCAAGACCTTCGACTACAAGATCCCCTACACGACCGTGCTGCGCCTCTTCCTGCTCCCGCACAAGGACCAGCGGCAGATGTTCTTTGTG ATCAGCCTGGACCCCCCGATAAAGCAAGGCCAGACCCGCTACCACTTCCTTATCCTGCTCTTCTCCAAGGATGAGGATATCTCCCTGACCCTCAACATGAACGA ggaggaggtggagaaacGCTTCGAGGGGCGGCTCACCAAGAACATGTCGGGCTCCCTCTACGAGATGGTCAGCCGGGTCATGAAGGCGCTGGTGAATCGCAAGATCACCGTGCCTGGCAACTTCCAGGG ACACTCCGGGGCCCAGTGCATCACCTGCTCCTACAAGGCCAGCTCGGGGCTCCTCTACCCGCTGGAGCGTGGCTTCATCTACGTGCACAAGCCGCCCGTGCACATCCGCTTCGACGAGATCTCCTTCGTCAACTTTGCCCGCGGGACCACCACCACCCGCTCCTTCGACTTTGAGATCGAGACCAAGCAGGGCACGCAGTACACCTTCAGCAGCATAGAGAG GGAGGAGTACGGGAAGCTCTTTGACTTCGTCAACGCCAAGAAGCTGAACATCAAGAACCGGGGCCTCAAGGAG GGCATGAAGCAGAGCTATGATGAATACGCTGACTccgatgaggaccagcacgaTGCCTACTTGGAGAGGATGAAGGAAGAGGGCAAGATCCGGGAGGAGAATGCCAACGACAGCAGCGACGGCTCTGGGGAGGAGACGG ATGAGTCCTTCAaccctggagaagaggatgACGACGTGGCTGAAGA GTTTGACAGCAACGCCTCGGCCAGCTCCTCCAGCGGTGATGGTGACAGTGACCGGGACGAGAAGAAGccagccaagaaggccaagatTGTCAAAGACCGCAAGCCCCGCAAGAAGCAGCCGGAG AGCAAGAAAGGGAAAGACCCCAACGCTCCCAAGCGGCCGATGTCAGCTTACATGCTCTGGCTGAACGCCAACCGTGAGAAGATCAAGTCAGACCATCCTGGCATCAGCATCACGGACTTGTCCAAGAAGGCTGGGGAGCTCTGGAAGGCCATGTccaaggagaagaaagag gaatGGGATCGCAAGGCGGAAGACGCCAGGAGGGACTACGAGAAGGCCATGAAGGAGTACAGCGTGGGCAGCAAGTCAGAGAGCTCCAAGAC GGAGAGGtctaaaaagaagaagaagaagcaggagaagcagatAAAGGGGAAAGCGGAGAAGAAAGGTGCCACCTCCAAGTCTTTGTCCTCCACCAAGTCCCCTGCCAAGAACATG
- the SSRP1 gene encoding FACT complex subunit SSRP1 isoform X1: MADTLEFNEIYQEVKGSMNDGRLRLSRQGVIFKNSKTGKVDNIQASELAEGVWRRVALGHGLKLLTKNGHVYKYDGFRESEFDKLSDFFKAHYRLELAEKDLCVKGWNWGTVRFGGQLLSFDIGEQPVFEIPLSNVSQCTTGKNEVTLEFHQNDDAEVSLMEVRFYVPPTQEDGVDPVEAFAQNVLSKADVIQATGDAICIFRELQCLTPRGRYDIRIYPTFLHLHGKTFDYKIPYTTVLRLFLLPHKDQRQMFFVISLDPPIKQGQTRYHFLILLFSKDEDISLTLNMNEEEVEKRFEGRLTKNMSGSLYEMVSRVMKALVNRKITVPGNFQGHSGAQCITCSYKASSGLLYPLERGFIYVHKPPVHIRFDEISFVNFARGTTTTRSFDFEIETKQGTQYTFSSIEREEYGKLFDFVNAKKLNIKNRGLKEGMKQSYDEYADSDEDQHDAYLERMKEEGKIREENANDSSDGSGEETDESFNPGEEDDDVAEEFDSNASASSSSGDGDSDRDEKKPAKKAKIVKDRKPRKKQPESKKGKDPNAPKRPMSAYMLWLNANREKIKSDHPGISITDLSKKAGELWKAMSKEKKEEWDRKAEDARRDYEKAMKEYSVGSKSESSKTERSKKKKKKQEKQIKGKAEKKGATSKSLSSTKSPAKNMSESFKSKEFVSSDESSSGESKKEDSEEEGVASLPPSSEESASGSD, encoded by the exons ATGGCCGACACGCTGGAGTTCAACGAGATATACCAGGAGGTGAAGGGATCCATG AATGACGGGCGGCTGCGGCTGAGCCGCCAAGGCGTGATCTTCAAGAACAGCAAGACGGGGAAGGTGGACAACATCCAGGCCTCGGAGCTGGCCGAGGGCGTGTGGCGGCGCGTGGCGCTCGGGCACGGCCTCAAGCTGCTCACCAAGAACGGCCACGTCTACAAATACGATGGTTTCCGGGAATCG GAGTTTGATAAGCTCTCAGATTTCTTCAAGGCCCACTATCGCCTGGAGCTGGCGGAGAAGGACCTGTGCGTGAAGGGTTGGAACTGGGGGACGGTGAGGTTCGGAG GGCAGCTGCTCTCCTTTGACATCGGGGAGCAACCGGTGTTCGAGATCCCCCTCAGCAATGTCTCCCAGTGCACGACGGGCAAGAACGAGGTGACGCTGGAGTTCCACCAGAACGATGACGCCGAAGTCTCGCTCATGGAGGTTCGCTTCTACGTGCCCCCGACCCAGGAGGACGGCGTGGACCCCGTGGAG GCCTTTGCTCAGAACGTCCTCTCCAAGGCGGACGTGATCCAGGCCACTGGAGATGCCATCTGCATCTTCCGGGAACTGCAGTGTCTGACGCCTCGCGGGCGATACGACATCCGCATCTACCCTACCTTCCTGCACCTCCACGGCAAGACCTTCGACTACAAGATCCCCTACACGACCGTGCTGCGCCTCTTCCTGCTCCCGCACAAGGACCAGCGGCAGATGTTCTTTGTG ATCAGCCTGGACCCCCCGATAAAGCAAGGCCAGACCCGCTACCACTTCCTTATCCTGCTCTTCTCCAAGGATGAGGATATCTCCCTGACCCTCAACATGAACGA ggaggaggtggagaaacGCTTCGAGGGGCGGCTCACCAAGAACATGTCGGGCTCCCTCTACGAGATGGTCAGCCGGGTCATGAAGGCGCTGGTGAATCGCAAGATCACCGTGCCTGGCAACTTCCAGGG ACACTCCGGGGCCCAGTGCATCACCTGCTCCTACAAGGCCAGCTCGGGGCTCCTCTACCCGCTGGAGCGTGGCTTCATCTACGTGCACAAGCCGCCCGTGCACATCCGCTTCGACGAGATCTCCTTCGTCAACTTTGCCCGCGGGACCACCACCACCCGCTCCTTCGACTTTGAGATCGAGACCAAGCAGGGCACGCAGTACACCTTCAGCAGCATAGAGAG GGAGGAGTACGGGAAGCTCTTTGACTTCGTCAACGCCAAGAAGCTGAACATCAAGAACCGGGGCCTCAAGGAG GGCATGAAGCAGAGCTATGATGAATACGCTGACTccgatgaggaccagcacgaTGCCTACTTGGAGAGGATGAAGGAAGAGGGCAAGATCCGGGAGGAGAATGCCAACGACAGCAGCGACGGCTCTGGGGAGGAGACGG ATGAGTCCTTCAaccctggagaagaggatgACGACGTGGCTGAAGA GTTTGACAGCAACGCCTCGGCCAGCTCCTCCAGCGGTGATGGTGACAGTGACCGGGACGAGAAGAAGccagccaagaaggccaagatTGTCAAAGACCGCAAGCCCCGCAAGAAGCAGCCGGAG AGCAAGAAAGGGAAAGACCCCAACGCTCCCAAGCGGCCGATGTCAGCTTACATGCTCTGGCTGAACGCCAACCGTGAGAAGATCAAGTCAGACCATCCTGGCATCAGCATCACGGACTTGTCCAAGAAGGCTGGGGAGCTCTGGAAGGCCATGTccaaggagaagaaagag gaatGGGATCGCAAGGCGGAAGACGCCAGGAGGGACTACGAGAAGGCCATGAAGGAGTACAGCGTGGGCAGCAAGTCAGAGAGCTCCAAGAC GGAGAGGtctaaaaagaagaagaagaagcaggagaagcagatAAAGGGGAAAGCGGAGAAGAAAGGTGCCACCTCCAAGTCTTTGTCCTCCACCAAGTCCCCTGCCAAGAACATG